In the Triticum aestivum cultivar Chinese Spring chromosome 2B, IWGSC CS RefSeq v2.1, whole genome shotgun sequence genome, TTTCTCCAGCAGTGGAGCTGCTAGGAGCAGAAGAAGAACCACCGGCTTCTTTACCCTTGAATGCCTTAGGGTTGAATGGCTTAGTGCCTTCTTTCTTGACTTGCCTTTTCTGAGGCTTAGGGAAACCTTGTCCGTCATGCTTTCTCTTGTTAGAGCCAACATGAAAGACATGGTCTTTTTTCTGCCTCATGATCCTTTCTTCCTCCTGGACGATCCTTGCGGTCATCTCAGAGAGTGGCCATTTTTCCTTTAGAGAGTTATAGTTGACCTTAAATTGTTCAAACTCTTCAGGAAGAGACTCAAGAATAATTATGACAAGAAGGGCTTCACTTAAAGAACACTCCAAAGCCTTAAGCTTGGTGAAAGCATTTACCACCCTCAATATGTGCTGCCTAACATTTCCGTCAATAGTGTATTTCTGAAGAAGTTTAGCAAAAAGCTCATGAGCATACACTTTGTCGGAGCCTTTAAATTGCTCCTCCATTTCAGTGAGGAAATCTTTAGCAGTATCTTTCTTAGGGAGTGCTTCAGAAATGTCCGGCGATATTGTCGCTTTCATGATGAGAAGCGCAATATGGTTGGACTTATTCCACTTTTCCATCTTAACATCATACTCCTTCTTG is a window encoding:
- the LOC123040196 gene encoding uncharacterized protein, coding for MMISASAPFRSDTIEPLTGSNFPRWKSQVELCLGCNEFDYALREEKPVAPVAGVTGYAELKKEYDVKMEKWNKSNHIALLIMKATISPDISEALPKKDTAKDFLTEMEEQFKGSDKVYAHELFAKLLQKYTIDGNVRQHILRVVNAFTKLKALECSLSEALLVIIILESLPEEFEQFKVNYNSLKEKWPLSEMTARIVQEEERIMRQKKDHVFHVGSNKRKHDGQGFPKPQKRQVKKEGTKPFNPKAFKGKEAGGSSSAPSSSTAGENACNFCKEEGHYQRDCPGFLKWMNKRGIRYDPNHKRRNKKA